One window of Caldisericum exile AZM16c01 genomic DNA carries:
- the prmC gene encoding peptide chain release factor N(5)-glutamine methyltransferase, giving the protein MTVKEAFLESIRSLREVSEEYYLETLVLLSYILKIEKEKVYLKENEVLSDHQIKLFKSSLEKLRNKYPLAYLTRHKEFMGLDFYIDEGVLIPRPETETLAELAIKYGCKKQRFLDIGCGSGVIVLSILHYCKEITGNAIDISENAIRITKLNAERLNLLERLELALTDFRNYNPGYKFDFIVSNPPYVRSIDVRNLPFEPEIALDGGVDGFEIYPALIKKAFELLKDDGFVIFEIDPSIQDKVKKEMKKYFRKVDIIKDLAQLDRFAFGRLKTVNKTVLIKDIKYEE; this is encoded by the coding sequence ATGACGGTAAAAGAAGCATTCTTAGAATCAATTCGGTCATTAAGAGAAGTAAGCGAAGAATACTATCTTGAAACTCTTGTCTTGCTCTCTTATATTCTTAAAATAGAGAAGGAAAAGGTTTATTTAAAAGAAAATGAAGTTCTTTCTGACCATCAAATTAAACTTTTTAAAAGTTCTCTTGAAAAATTGAGAAATAAATATCCCTTAGCATATCTTACTAGACATAAAGAGTTCATGGGGTTGGATTTTTATATTGATGAAGGAGTATTAATTCCAAGACCAGAAACTGAAACTCTTGCGGAGCTTGCAATAAAATATGGATGCAAAAAACAGCGTTTTTTAGATATCGGTTGTGGATCTGGGGTAATTGTTTTATCAATCTTACACTACTGTAAAGAAATTACTGGTAATGCTATAGACATTTCAGAAAATGCAATTAGGATTACCAAATTAAATGCAGAACGATTAAATTTACTCGAAAGACTCGAATTAGCTTTGACAGATTTCAGAAATTACAATCCGGGTTATAAGTTTGATTTTATAGTTTCTAATCCTCCTTACGTTAGGAGTATTGATGTAAGGAATCTTCCGTTTGAGCCAGAAATAGCGCTTGACGGAGGAGTTGATGGATTTGAAATTTATCCTGCATTAATTAAAAAGGCATTCGAGTTACTGAAGGATGATGGCTTTGTAATTTTTGAAATAGATCCTTCGATACAAGATAAGGTTAAAAAAGAGATGAAAAAATATTTCAGAAAAGTTGATATAATTAAAGACCTAGCGCAATTAGACCGATTTGCTTTTGGGAGGCTAAAAACAGTTAATAAAACTGTTTTAATTAAGGATATTAAATATGAGGAATAG
- the prfA gene encoding peptide chain release factor 1, with amino-acid sequence MIDRLEKTVERYNELSRLLSDSSVISNPELFKKYSIEYKELEPIVNLYIKYKKVELEIKGVQELLETEDPELQELSQTELEHLEEEKERILNEIKILLIPKDPYEGKNIIMEIRAGVGGEEAALFAKDLYKMYLGYADKMGWRVEILDSHETDLGGFKEVIFSVSGKDVYKHLKYESGVHRVQRVPETEASGRIHTSTATVAVLPEAEEVDVQINPDDLRIDIFHASGHGGQNVQKVATAIRIIHKPTGIMVTCQDERSQLQNKIKAMRILRARLLDLYEQQKEQEITSTRRAQIGRGNRNERIRTYNFPQGRVTDHRINLSLYNLPEIMEGNLDELVNALMENERAQLLEEYFGKS; translated from the coding sequence ATGATTGACCGACTCGAGAAAACCGTTGAAAGGTATAACGAACTTTCGAGACTATTATCAGATTCTTCTGTAATCTCAAATCCTGAACTTTTTAAGAAGTATTCTATAGAATATAAGGAACTTGAACCTATAGTAAATCTTTACATTAAATACAAAAAGGTTGAGTTAGAAATAAAAGGTGTTCAGGAACTTCTTGAAACTGAAGATCCAGAATTACAAGAACTATCTCAAACAGAGTTGGAACATCTTGAAGAAGAGAAAGAACGTATTTTGAATGAAATTAAGATACTTCTAATTCCAAAGGATCCTTACGAAGGAAAAAATATAATCATGGAAATTAGAGCAGGTGTTGGTGGGGAAGAGGCAGCGCTTTTTGCTAAAGACCTGTACAAAATGTATTTAGGCTATGCCGATAAAATGGGATGGAGAGTTGAAATTCTTGATTCTCATGAAACTGATCTTGGCGGTTTTAAAGAAGTTATTTTTTCGGTTTCAGGAAAAGATGTTTATAAGCATTTGAAATACGAAAGTGGAGTTCATAGAGTTCAGCGAGTACCTGAAACAGAGGCGTCAGGAAGAATCCATACGTCCACTGCAACGGTTGCAGTATTACCCGAAGCAGAAGAAGTTGATGTGCAAATTAATCCTGATGATTTGCGCATTGATATATTCCATGCAAGTGGACACGGTGGGCAGAACGTCCAAAAGGTTGCAACAGCAATTCGAATTATTCACAAACCGACTGGAATTATGGTTACATGTCAAGACGAGCGTTCGCAACTCCAAAATAAGATAAAAGCAATGAGAATTTTACGGGCGAGACTTCTCGACTTATACGAGCAGCAAAAAGAACAAGAAATTACAAGTACACGCCGTGCTCAGATTGGTCGGGGAAATAGAAATGAGAGAATTAGAACCTATAATTTTCCGCAAGGAAGAGTAACTGATCATCGAATAAATCTTTCTCTTTATAATCTTCCTGAAATTATGGAAGGAAATTTAGATGAACTAGTAAACGCCCTTATGGAAAATGAAAGAGCACAGCTTCTTGAGGAATACTTTGGAAAGTCATGA
- a CDS encoding thymidine kinase, with protein MKGKIGKIEVITGCMFSGKSEELIRRIKRAKIARQKVQVFKPSIDTRYSVVEVVSHAGEKVEAIPVSGTKELLEKVEEDTAVVGIDEAQFFDKDITDALRRLSKLGKRVIVAGLDMDFRGEPFGPMPFIMAIADEVLKLHAICTVCGEEATMTQRLINGEPAKYDDPIIMIGASESYEARCKLHHYVKGGKDD; from the coding sequence ATGAAAGGTAAAATTGGTAAAATTGAAGTAATAACTGGCTGTATGTTTTCTGGCAAAAGTGAAGAGTTAATAAGAAGAATTAAACGGGCAAAAATTGCAAGGCAAAAAGTGCAAGTTTTCAAGCCTTCAATTGATACCAGATATTCAGTTGTTGAGGTTGTCTCACATGCAGGCGAAAAGGTTGAGGCTATACCTGTATCGGGAACGAAAGAACTTTTAGAAAAAGTCGAAGAAGATACTGCAGTAGTTGGAATTGACGAAGCACAGTTCTTTGATAAGGATATAACTGATGCATTGCGAAGACTTTCAAAGTTAGGAAAGAGGGTTATTGTTGCTGGTTTGGACATGGACTTTCGAGGAGAGCCATTTGGACCAATGCCATTTATTATGGCTATTGCAGATGAAGTGTTGAAACTGCATGCAATTTGTACTGTTTGTGGTGAAGAAGCAACAATGACGCAGAGACTTATAAATGGAGAACCTGCGAAATACGATGACCCTATAATTATGATAGGTGCAAGCGAATCATATGAAGCACGTTGTAAATTGCATCACTACGTAAAGGGTGGTAAGGATGATTGA